A single Chlorocebus sabaeus isolate Y175 chromosome 3, mChlSab1.0.hap1, whole genome shotgun sequence DNA region contains:
- the MTMR6 gene encoding phosphatidylinositol-3,5-bisphosphate 3-phosphatase MTMR6 isoform X2 — MEHIRTTKVEQVKLLDRFSTSNKSLTGTLYLTATHLLFIDSHQKETWILHHHIASVEKLALTTSGCPLVIQCKNFRTVHFIVPRERDCHDIYNSLLQLSKQAKYEDLYAFSYNPKQNDSERLQGWQLIDLAEEYKRMGVPNSHWQLSDANRDYKICETYPRELYVPRIASKPIIVGSSKFRSKGRFPVLSYYHQDKELNAMANRAAGKGYENEDNYSNIRFQFVGIENIHVMRSSLQKLLEVNGTKGLSVNDFYSGLESSGWLRHIKAVMDAAIFLAKAITVENASVLVHCSDGWDRTSQVCSLGSLLLDSYYRTIKGFMVLIEKDWISFGHKFSERCGHLDGDPKEVSPVFTQFLECVWHLTEQFPQAFEFSEAFLLQIHEHIHSCQFGNFLGNCQKEREELKLKEKTYSLWPFLLEDQKKYLNPLYSSKSHRFTVLEPNTISFNFKFWRNMYHQFDRTLHPRQSVFNIIMNMNEQNEQLEKDIKDLESKIKQRKNKQTDGILTKELLHSVHPESPTLKTSLCFKEQTLLPVNDALRTIEGSSLADNRYSEYAEEFSKSEPAVVSLEYGVARMTC, encoded by the exons ATATTACACCACCATATTGCCTCAGTAGAGAAACTTGCTTTGACTACTTCTGGATGTCCCCTTGTGATTCAGTGCAAGAACTTCAGAACCGTGCATTTCATTGTTCCCAGAGAAAGAGATTGCCATGATATTTACAATTCTTTGCTACAACTGTCAAAACAAG CAAAATATGAAGATCTCTATGCATTTTCTTATAATCCCAAACAAAATGATTCAGAACGACTACAAGGCTGGCAGCTCATTGATCTCGCTGAGGAGTATAAGAGGATGGGAGTGCCAAATTCTCACTGGCAGTTGTCTGATGCCAACCGAGACTACAAG ATTTGTGAAACGTACCCCAGAGAACTCTATGTTCCCCGGATAGCAAGCAAACCCATCATTGTTGGTAGTTCCAAGTTCCGGAGCAAGGGAAGATTCCCAGTTCTTTCCTACTATCATCAAGATAAGGAG ctgAATGCAATGGCCAACAGAGCAGCTGGAAAAGGTTATGAAAATGAAGACAACTATTCCAATATTAGATTTCAGTTTGTTGGAATTGAAAATATTCATGTCATGAGGTCCAGCCTTCAGAAATTATTGGAAG TCAATGGCACTAAAGGGCTTTCCGTCAATGATTTCTACTCCGGTTTGGAGAGCTCAGGATGGCTTCGCCATATCAAAGCTGTTATGGATGCTGCAATCTTCTTGGCCAAA GCAATAACAGTTGAAAATGCAAGTGTGTTGGTGCATTGTTCTGACGGTTGGGATAGGACTTCCCAGGTTTGTTCCCTGGGTTCTCTTTTATTGGATTCCTATTACAGGACAATCAAGGGATTCATG GTTTTAATAGAAAAGGATTGGATCTCTTTTGGACATAAATTTTCAGAGAG GTGTGGCCATTTGGATGGTGACCCAAAGGAAGTCTCACCAGTGTTTACTCAGTTCTTGGAATGTGTGTGGCATTTGACCGAACAGTTTCCACAAGCCTTTGAATTCAGTGAAGCATTTCTTCTTCAGATCCATGAACATATTCATTCATGCCAGTTTGGAAACTTCCTTGGAAATTgtcaaaaggaaagagaagagctcAA GTTGAAGGAGAAGACTTATTCCCTGTGGCCATTTCTTTTGGAAGACCAAAAGAAGTATTTAAATCCTCTCTACAGTTCcaaatctcacagatttacagttttggAGCCAAATACAATATCTTTCAATTTTAA GTTTTGGAGGAACATGTACCACCAATTTGATCGAACACTGCATCCTAGGCAGTctgtatttaatataattatgaatATGAATGAGCAAAATGAACAATTAGAGAAAGATATTAAAGACCTAGAATCT AAAATTAAACAGCgcaaaaataagcaaacagatGGCATCCTCACCAAGGAATTGTTGCATTCAGTTCATCCTGAATCACCTACCCTCAAAACTTCCCTGTGTTTTAAAGAGCAGACTCTGCTACCCGTAAATGATGCTCTTCGAACTATAGAGGGCAGCAGCCTGGCAGACAATCGTTATAGTGAATATGCAGAAGAGTTTTCTAAATCAGAACCTGCTGTGGTCAGCTTAGAGTATGGTGTGGCAAGAATGACTTGTTAG
- the MTMR6 gene encoding phosphatidylinositol-3,5-bisphosphate 3-phosphatase MTMR6 isoform X1: MEHIRTTKVEQVKLLDRFSTSNKSLTGTLYLTATHLLFIDSHQKETWILHHHIASVEKLALTTSGCPLVIQCKNFRTVHFIVPRERDCHDIYNSLLQLSKQAKYEDLYAFSYNPKQNDSERLQGWQLIDLAEEYKRMGVPNSHWQLSDANRDYKICETYPRELYVPRIASKPIIVGSSKFRSKGRFPVLSYYHQDKEAAICRCSQPLSGFSARCLEDEHLLQAISKANPVNRYMYVMDTRPKLNAMANRAAGKGYENEDNYSNIRFQFVGIENIHVMRSSLQKLLEVNGTKGLSVNDFYSGLESSGWLRHIKAVMDAAIFLAKAITVENASVLVHCSDGWDRTSQVCSLGSLLLDSYYRTIKGFMVLIEKDWISFGHKFSERCGHLDGDPKEVSPVFTQFLECVWHLTEQFPQAFEFSEAFLLQIHEHIHSCQFGNFLGNCQKEREELKLKEKTYSLWPFLLEDQKKYLNPLYSSKSHRFTVLEPNTISFNFKFWRNMYHQFDRTLHPRQSVFNIIMNMNEQNEQLEKDIKDLESKIKQRKNKQTDGILTKELLHSVHPESPTLKTSLCFKEQTLLPVNDALRTIEGSSLADNRYSEYAEEFSKSEPAVVSLEYGVARMTC, translated from the exons ATATTACACCACCATATTGCCTCAGTAGAGAAACTTGCTTTGACTACTTCTGGATGTCCCCTTGTGATTCAGTGCAAGAACTTCAGAACCGTGCATTTCATTGTTCCCAGAGAAAGAGATTGCCATGATATTTACAATTCTTTGCTACAACTGTCAAAACAAG CAAAATATGAAGATCTCTATGCATTTTCTTATAATCCCAAACAAAATGATTCAGAACGACTACAAGGCTGGCAGCTCATTGATCTCGCTGAGGAGTATAAGAGGATGGGAGTGCCAAATTCTCACTGGCAGTTGTCTGATGCCAACCGAGACTACAAG ATTTGTGAAACGTACCCCAGAGAACTCTATGTTCCCCGGATAGCAAGCAAACCCATCATTGTTGGTAGTTCCAAGTTCCGGAGCAAGGGAAGATTCCCAGTTCTTTCCTACTATCATCAAGATAAGGAG gctGCCATTTGTCGATGTAGTCAACCACTCTCTGGATTCAGTGCCAGGTGCCTGGAGGATGAGCATTTGCTTCAAGCCATTAGTAAAGCCAATCCAGTTAATCGCTATATGTATGTCATGGATACCAGGCcaaaa ctgAATGCAATGGCCAACAGAGCAGCTGGAAAAGGTTATGAAAATGAAGACAACTATTCCAATATTAGATTTCAGTTTGTTGGAATTGAAAATATTCATGTCATGAGGTCCAGCCTTCAGAAATTATTGGAAG TCAATGGCACTAAAGGGCTTTCCGTCAATGATTTCTACTCCGGTTTGGAGAGCTCAGGATGGCTTCGCCATATCAAAGCTGTTATGGATGCTGCAATCTTCTTGGCCAAA GCAATAACAGTTGAAAATGCAAGTGTGTTGGTGCATTGTTCTGACGGTTGGGATAGGACTTCCCAGGTTTGTTCCCTGGGTTCTCTTTTATTGGATTCCTATTACAGGACAATCAAGGGATTCATG GTTTTAATAGAAAAGGATTGGATCTCTTTTGGACATAAATTTTCAGAGAG GTGTGGCCATTTGGATGGTGACCCAAAGGAAGTCTCACCAGTGTTTACTCAGTTCTTGGAATGTGTGTGGCATTTGACCGAACAGTTTCCACAAGCCTTTGAATTCAGTGAAGCATTTCTTCTTCAGATCCATGAACATATTCATTCATGCCAGTTTGGAAACTTCCTTGGAAATTgtcaaaaggaaagagaagagctcAA GTTGAAGGAGAAGACTTATTCCCTGTGGCCATTTCTTTTGGAAGACCAAAAGAAGTATTTAAATCCTCTCTACAGTTCcaaatctcacagatttacagttttggAGCCAAATACAATATCTTTCAATTTTAA GTTTTGGAGGAACATGTACCACCAATTTGATCGAACACTGCATCCTAGGCAGTctgtatttaatataattatgaatATGAATGAGCAAAATGAACAATTAGAGAAAGATATTAAAGACCTAGAATCT AAAATTAAACAGCgcaaaaataagcaaacagatGGCATCCTCACCAAGGAATTGTTGCATTCAGTTCATCCTGAATCACCTACCCTCAAAACTTCCCTGTGTTTTAAAGAGCAGACTCTGCTACCCGTAAATGATGCTCTTCGAACTATAGAGGGCAGCAGCCTGGCAGACAATCGTTATAGTGAATATGCAGAAGAGTTTTCTAAATCAGAACCTGCTGTGGTCAGCTTAGAGTATGGTGTGGCAAGAATGACTTGTTAG
- the MTMR6 gene encoding phosphatidylinositol-3,5-bisphosphate 3-phosphatase MTMR6 isoform X4, with the protein MEHIRTTKVEQVKLLDRFSTSNKSLTGTLYLTATHLLFIDSHQKETWILHHHIASVEKLALTTSGCPLVIQCKNFRTVHFIVPRERDCHDIYNSLLQLSKQAKYEDLYAFSYNPKQNDSERLQGWQLIDLAEEYKRMGVPNSHWQLSDANRDYKICETYPRELYVPRIASKPIIVGSSKFRSKGRFPVLSYYHQDKELNAMANRAAGKGYENEDNYSNIRFQFVGIENIHVMRSSLQKLLEVNGTKGLSVNDFYSGLESSGWLRHIKAVMDAAIFLAKAITVENASVLVHCSDGWDRTSQVCSLGSLLLDSYYRTIKGFMVLIEKDWISFGHKFSERCGHLDGDPKEVSPVFTQFLECVWHLTEQFPQAFEFSEAFLLQIHEHIHSCQFGNFLGNCQKEREELKLKEKTYSLWPFLLEDQKKYLNPLYSSKSHRFTVLEPNTISFNFKKLNSAKISKQMASSPRNCCIQFILNHLPSKLPCVLKSRLCYP; encoded by the exons ATATTACACCACCATATTGCCTCAGTAGAGAAACTTGCTTTGACTACTTCTGGATGTCCCCTTGTGATTCAGTGCAAGAACTTCAGAACCGTGCATTTCATTGTTCCCAGAGAAAGAGATTGCCATGATATTTACAATTCTTTGCTACAACTGTCAAAACAAG CAAAATATGAAGATCTCTATGCATTTTCTTATAATCCCAAACAAAATGATTCAGAACGACTACAAGGCTGGCAGCTCATTGATCTCGCTGAGGAGTATAAGAGGATGGGAGTGCCAAATTCTCACTGGCAGTTGTCTGATGCCAACCGAGACTACAAG ATTTGTGAAACGTACCCCAGAGAACTCTATGTTCCCCGGATAGCAAGCAAACCCATCATTGTTGGTAGTTCCAAGTTCCGGAGCAAGGGAAGATTCCCAGTTCTTTCCTACTATCATCAAGATAAGGAG ctgAATGCAATGGCCAACAGAGCAGCTGGAAAAGGTTATGAAAATGAAGACAACTATTCCAATATTAGATTTCAGTTTGTTGGAATTGAAAATATTCATGTCATGAGGTCCAGCCTTCAGAAATTATTGGAAG TCAATGGCACTAAAGGGCTTTCCGTCAATGATTTCTACTCCGGTTTGGAGAGCTCAGGATGGCTTCGCCATATCAAAGCTGTTATGGATGCTGCAATCTTCTTGGCCAAA GCAATAACAGTTGAAAATGCAAGTGTGTTGGTGCATTGTTCTGACGGTTGGGATAGGACTTCCCAGGTTTGTTCCCTGGGTTCTCTTTTATTGGATTCCTATTACAGGACAATCAAGGGATTCATG GTTTTAATAGAAAAGGATTGGATCTCTTTTGGACATAAATTTTCAGAGAG GTGTGGCCATTTGGATGGTGACCCAAAGGAAGTCTCACCAGTGTTTACTCAGTTCTTGGAATGTGTGTGGCATTTGACCGAACAGTTTCCACAAGCCTTTGAATTCAGTGAAGCATTTCTTCTTCAGATCCATGAACATATTCATTCATGCCAGTTTGGAAACTTCCTTGGAAATTgtcaaaaggaaagagaagagctcAA GTTGAAGGAGAAGACTTATTCCCTGTGGCCATTTCTTTTGGAAGACCAAAAGAAGTATTTAAATCCTCTCTACAGTTCcaaatctcacagatttacagttttggAGCCAAATACAATATCTTTCAATTTTAA AAAATTAAACAGCgcaaaaataagcaaacagatGGCATCCTCACCAAGGAATTGTTGCATTCAGTTCATCCTGAATCACCTACCCTCAAAACTTCCCTGTGTTTTAAAGAGCAGACTCTGCTACCCGTAA
- the MTMR6 gene encoding phosphatidylinositol-3,5-bisphosphate 3-phosphatase MTMR6 isoform X3, with translation MEHIRTTKVEQVKLLDRFSTSNKSLTGTLYLTATHLLFIDSHQKETWILHHHIASVEKLALTTSGCPLVIQCKNFRTVHFIVPRERDCHDIYNSLLQLSKQAKYEDLYAFSYNPKQNDSERLQGWQLIDLAEEYKRMGVPNSHWQLSDANRDYKICETYPRELYVPRIASKPIIVGSSKFRSKGRFPVLSYYHQDKEAAICRCSQPLSGFSARCLEDEHLLQAISKANPVNRYMYVMDTRPKLNAMANRAAGKGYENEDNYSNIRFQFVGIENIHVMRSSLQKLLEVNGTKGLSVNDFYSGLESSGWLRHIKAVMDAAIFLAKAITVENASVLVHCSDGWDRTSQVCSLGSLLLDSYYRTIKGFMVLIEKDWISFGHKFSERCGHLDGDPKEVSPVFTQFLECVWHLTEQFPQAFEFSEAFLLQIHEHIHSCQFGNFLGNCQKEREELKLKEKTYSLWPFLLEDQKKYLNPLYSSKSHRFTVLEPNTISFNFKKLNSAKISKQMASSPRNCCIQFILNHLPSKLPCVLKSRLCYP, from the exons ATATTACACCACCATATTGCCTCAGTAGAGAAACTTGCTTTGACTACTTCTGGATGTCCCCTTGTGATTCAGTGCAAGAACTTCAGAACCGTGCATTTCATTGTTCCCAGAGAAAGAGATTGCCATGATATTTACAATTCTTTGCTACAACTGTCAAAACAAG CAAAATATGAAGATCTCTATGCATTTTCTTATAATCCCAAACAAAATGATTCAGAACGACTACAAGGCTGGCAGCTCATTGATCTCGCTGAGGAGTATAAGAGGATGGGAGTGCCAAATTCTCACTGGCAGTTGTCTGATGCCAACCGAGACTACAAG ATTTGTGAAACGTACCCCAGAGAACTCTATGTTCCCCGGATAGCAAGCAAACCCATCATTGTTGGTAGTTCCAAGTTCCGGAGCAAGGGAAGATTCCCAGTTCTTTCCTACTATCATCAAGATAAGGAG gctGCCATTTGTCGATGTAGTCAACCACTCTCTGGATTCAGTGCCAGGTGCCTGGAGGATGAGCATTTGCTTCAAGCCATTAGTAAAGCCAATCCAGTTAATCGCTATATGTATGTCATGGATACCAGGCcaaaa ctgAATGCAATGGCCAACAGAGCAGCTGGAAAAGGTTATGAAAATGAAGACAACTATTCCAATATTAGATTTCAGTTTGTTGGAATTGAAAATATTCATGTCATGAGGTCCAGCCTTCAGAAATTATTGGAAG TCAATGGCACTAAAGGGCTTTCCGTCAATGATTTCTACTCCGGTTTGGAGAGCTCAGGATGGCTTCGCCATATCAAAGCTGTTATGGATGCTGCAATCTTCTTGGCCAAA GCAATAACAGTTGAAAATGCAAGTGTGTTGGTGCATTGTTCTGACGGTTGGGATAGGACTTCCCAGGTTTGTTCCCTGGGTTCTCTTTTATTGGATTCCTATTACAGGACAATCAAGGGATTCATG GTTTTAATAGAAAAGGATTGGATCTCTTTTGGACATAAATTTTCAGAGAG GTGTGGCCATTTGGATGGTGACCCAAAGGAAGTCTCACCAGTGTTTACTCAGTTCTTGGAATGTGTGTGGCATTTGACCGAACAGTTTCCACAAGCCTTTGAATTCAGTGAAGCATTTCTTCTTCAGATCCATGAACATATTCATTCATGCCAGTTTGGAAACTTCCTTGGAAATTgtcaaaaggaaagagaagagctcAA GTTGAAGGAGAAGACTTATTCCCTGTGGCCATTTCTTTTGGAAGACCAAAAGAAGTATTTAAATCCTCTCTACAGTTCcaaatctcacagatttacagttttggAGCCAAATACAATATCTTTCAATTTTAA AAAATTAAACAGCgcaaaaataagcaaacagatGGCATCCTCACCAAGGAATTGTTGCATTCAGTTCATCCTGAATCACCTACCCTCAAAACTTCCCTGTGTTTTAAAGAGCAGACTCTGCTACCCGTAA